Proteins from a genomic interval of Euwallacea fornicatus isolate EFF26 chromosome 1, ASM4011564v1, whole genome shotgun sequence:
- the udt gene encoding uncharacterized protein udt: MYLLKLLVVLLMRNHTMALNCTIPAIIRGAWFSWENRNTLTELDATTMTDRGTCIDIRDDFHVNYTMVFHREHENCYICVKMLVRTVNVLETMESPCINVAHHYEATVSRVCQALDLHQQLITLFSENYVPMNCRSSLEGVWNFAYQNRFKFTGECKNPDAQIRACQTAGSQFSITNQKFNITYKKCEGMAGTFDGVVEYSCLGDWFVGKNHYFAVANTKESRKDEKYRCFLKNRDDDLFLGVSITAECGTLKTVEKSPERLHVRPVKAEIVEPGCRLPQNFSGEWINTANIDADVFINETHIIETYYPDEGRYRRTVYVCKEQRDTRVMMSRLTVDGCQKDYICFDFVPQHHNLIRYRIGKTAVIKDDFSTVCSWVQFQNDAKWRYNLFLKKNPVPIKCPVAGKFNFTQKGDVPFETRILGGVTLSPRPNTYCKENISDFSVCDEEQKEVTIDENYCLSVDHRGRPVDIYSDPDYKMKCIGFWKENLKSYLITYDELDPFSKYRCWVYQRADLNRILMSQAIGPYCDLNQTVYSWNYTEGATVALEMEEYERERDQCPMYFDDGSNPYLDPDSHIIQFNFGYGFFRSGGVSLQCHFGLTISLFSVFLLSFNYLRLL; the protein is encoded by the exons atgtatcttttAAAGCTTCTTGTGGTTTTGTTAATGC GTAATCACACCATGGCCTTAAACTGCACAATTCCAGCAATAATCAGAGGGGCTTGGTTTTCATGGGAAAACAGAAACACCTTGACAGAATTGGATGCAACCACCATGACTGATAGAGGCACTTGCATAGACATTAGAGATGATTTTCACGTAAACTATACAATGGTATTTCACCGAGAACATGAAAACTGTTACATTTGCGTAAAAATGTTGGTGAGAACTGTGAATGTGCTTGAAACTATGGAAA gTCCGTGTATCAATGTAGCACATCATTATGAAGCCACTGTAAGCAGGGTTTGTCAAGCTCTAGAtttgcatcagcaactaaTTACTTTGTTTTCCGAAAATTATGTCCCAATGAATTGCAGGTCTTCTCTTGAGGGAGTATGGAATTTTGCATATCAAAATAGGTTTAAGTTTACTG GAGAGTGTAAAAACCCTGATGCTCAAATTAGAGCCTGTCAAACTGCAGGCTCTCAATTTTCAATCACTAACCAGAAATTCAATATAACTTACAAGAAGTGCGAAGGCATGGCTGGGACTTTTGATGGAG TGGTAGAATACAGCTGTCTTGGAGATTGGTTTGTAGGGAAGAACCACTATTTTGCAGTAGCTAACACAAAGGAATCTAGAAAGGACGAGAAATATAGgtgtttcttgaaaaatagAGATGATGATTTGTTTCTCGGTGTGTCAATTACGGCTGAATGCGGAACGCTGAAGACTGTTGAGAAGAGTCCTGAGAGGCTGCACGTTAGGCCTG TTAAAGCTGAAATTGTGGAACCGGGTTGTCGATTGCCACAGAATTTTTCgg GCGAATGGATCAATACAGCTAATATAGATGCAGATGTTTTCATAAATGAAACTCATATCATTGAAACTTATTACCCTGACGAAGGTCGATATAGGAGAACAGTTTATGTCTGTAAGGAGCAAAGAGATACTAGAGTTATGATGTCTAGATTAACAGTGGATGGCTG TCAAAAAGATTACATTTGCTTTGATTTTGTGCCTCAACACCATAATTTGATTCGATACAGAATCGGCAAAACTGCAGTTATTAAAGACGATTTCAGTACCGTGTGCTCCTGGGTGCAATTCCAAAATGACGCAAAATGGcgttataatttatttttaaagaaaaacccTGTTCCCATTAAATGCCCAGTagctggaaaatttaattttactcaaaaaggAGATGTGCCTTTTGAAACAAG aATTTTGGGAGGTGTAACTTTGAGTCCTCGACCAAATACATAttgcaaggaaaatatttctgatttttctGTATGTGATGAGGAACAAAAGGAAGTGACTATTGATGAGAATTATTGTCTGTCAGTGGACCATAGGGGAAGACCTGTAGATATATAta GCGACCCTGACTATAAAATGAAATGCATTGGATTCTGGAAGGAAAACCTGAAATCGTATCTCATTACTTACGACGAATTGGACCCTTTTTCGAAGTACCGCTGCTGGGTATATCAGAGGGCTGATTTAAACCGGATTTTAATGTCTCAAG CTATTGGTCCCTATTGTGATTTGAATCAAACAGTATATTCTTGGAATTACACTGAAGGCGCTACAGTGGCTTTGGAAATGGAAGAGTATGAAAGAGAAC GTGATCAATGTCCGATGTATTTTGACGATGGCTCGAATCCGTACCTAGATCCCGATTCtcatattattcaatttaattttggttaCGGGTTTTTTAGAAGCGGGGGAGTAAGTTTACAGTGCCATTTTGGATTGACAATTAGTCTGTTCTcagtatttttattaagttttaattatttaagacTTTTGTAA